In Agrobacterium tumefaciens, a single genomic region encodes these proteins:
- a CDS encoding organic hydroperoxide resistance protein, whose translation MPILYTTEASATGGRAGNAKSEDGVLDVTLTVPKELGGDGAVGTNPEQLFAAGYSACFLGALKFVAGKEKVKIPEDTTVTATVGIGPREDGGGFGIEVSLKANIPGVEREVAEKLVAAAHIVCPYSHAMRTSTEVPVSVA comes from the coding sequence ATGCCCATTCTCTACACGACCGAAGCATCCGCCACCGGTGGCCGCGCCGGCAACGCCAAGTCGGAAGACGGCGTTCTCGACGTTACGCTCACCGTTCCGAAGGAACTGGGTGGCGATGGCGCCGTTGGCACCAATCCGGAACAGCTTTTCGCAGCCGGTTATTCCGCCTGCTTCCTCGGCGCGCTGAAGTTCGTTGCCGGCAAGGAAAAGGTAAAGATTCCTGAAGACACCACTGTGACGGCAACCGTCGGCATCGGCCCGCGTGAAGACGGCGGCGGTTTCGGCATCGAAGTGTCGCTGAAGGCCAATATTCCGGGCGTCGAGCGCGAAGTCGCCGAAAAGCTGGTTGCGGCCGCACACATCGTCTGCCCCTATAGCCATGCTATGCGCACCTCCACGGAAGTGCCGGTCTCGGTGGCCTGA
- a CDS encoding MbcA/ParS/Xre antitoxin family protein: protein MNIHAKTAMDPASQGRVVTKAVIAAAERLGLNAARTADILGVSAPTVSRMRRLDFLLEPGAKSFELAVLLIRVFRSLDAITGGDEAVAKNWLRNHNTALDAVPAERLTTITGLIDVLSYLDARRAPV from the coding sequence ATGAATATTCACGCCAAGACCGCCATGGATCCCGCATCGCAGGGCAGGGTCGTCACCAAGGCCGTCATCGCCGCCGCCGAGCGGTTGGGCCTGAACGCTGCCCGCACGGCCGATATTCTGGGTGTGTCCGCGCCGACTGTCTCGCGCATGAGGCGGCTTGATTTCCTGCTGGAGCCGGGCGCCAAGTCCTTCGAGCTTGCGGTGCTGCTGATCCGGGTTTTCCGCTCGCTGGATGCAATTACCGGCGGTGATGAGGCGGTGGCGAAAAACTGGCTGCGCAATCACAATACGGCGCTGGACGCCGTGCCTGCCGAAAGGCTCACCACCATTACCGGATTGATCGATGTCCTCTCCTATCTGGACGCCCGACGCGCTCCTGTCTGA
- a CDS encoding RES family NAD+ phosphorylase yields MSSPIWTPDALLSEKRAASGKYWRLVEAQHQVSTMKLVDTVEEQSLLEDILETSKRPFPPDCAGFDYLLATPFRYGAAYPHGSRFRRAGYTEGVYYAAAKVETALAEMAFYRLLFYAESPGTPLPANPADYSAFAARIATDAALDLTQPELSRDEALWTDLTNYEPCQALAEQARLAKIEAILYRSVRDPAAGLNIAILSPKAFAEKAPVERMSWRIRLSKTGVQALCEFPMRRTGFAVSDFAGDPRLASLLG; encoded by the coding sequence ATGTCCTCTCCTATCTGGACGCCCGACGCGCTCCTGTCTGAAAAACGCGCCGCATCGGGAAAATACTGGCGGCTGGTGGAAGCGCAGCATCAGGTTTCCACCATGAAGCTGGTGGATACGGTGGAGGAGCAATCCCTGCTGGAAGATATTCTGGAGACGAGCAAACGGCCGTTTCCGCCTGATTGCGCCGGTTTCGATTATCTTCTCGCCACGCCTTTCCGATATGGCGCCGCTTATCCGCATGGCTCGCGTTTCCGCCGCGCGGGCTATACCGAAGGTGTTTATTACGCCGCCGCGAAGGTGGAAACGGCGCTCGCCGAAATGGCTTTTTACCGGCTGCTGTTTTATGCCGAATCCCCCGGCACGCCGCTGCCTGCCAATCCCGCCGATTATTCTGCCTTCGCCGCCCGCATCGCCACCGATGCGGCGCTTGATCTGACGCAGCCGGAACTGAGCCGAGACGAAGCGCTCTGGACCGATCTCACCAATTACGAACCATGCCAGGCACTGGCCGAGCAGGCGCGTCTGGCGAAGATCGAGGCGATCCTCTACCGTTCGGTGCGCGATCCCGCCGCTGGCCTCAATATCGCGATCCTCTCTCCCAAAGCCTTTGCCGAAAAAGCGCCGGTGGAACGGATGAGCTGGCGCATCCGCCTGTCGAAAACCGGGGTGCAGGCTCTGTGCGAATTTCCGATGCGCAGAACCGGTTTCGCGGTCTCGGATTTCGCCGGCGATCCACGCCTCGCCAGCCTGCTCGGCTGA
- a CDS encoding ABC-F family ATP-binding cassette domain-containing protein — translation MTIITLRNLGIILGKPLFSNLSLTVNAGDRIGIVAANGCGKSTLLNCLAGKMDPTSGDLTRLRGLTQSIVHQNLPSALMDHTMRDAVLSALPEDTINSESWRADIIFDAMLVPEPFRERRLKELSGGWQRLAMLAKAWITEPDVLLLDEPTNHLDLEKINVLESWLGELPRDTAVIIVSHDRAFLDNVTRTTLFLRPENSALFRLPYGHARAALEEEDAADERRFQRDMKTAQQLRRQAAKLNNIGINSGSDLLTIKTKQLRQRAEKLEEKARPAHIERSAGKIQLANRGTHAKVLVTLEDVPVSTPDGTMLFRTGRQFIRQGDRIAILGRNGVGKTRLMSLLQAAVTGAGQIQDGIKATPSLVAGYVDQSLAEIDDDSTPAALLSRRFDIGDQRIHGLLAGAGIDMEMQKRRIAMLSGGQKARLAMLALRLAEPNFYLLDEPTNHLDIDGQETLEAEIISREASCVLVSHDRSFVRAVGTRFWLIEKRKLVEIDDPEAFFASA, via the coding sequence ATGACCATCATCACGCTTCGCAACCTCGGAATCATTCTGGGTAAACCGCTTTTCTCCAATCTCAGCCTCACCGTGAATGCGGGAGACCGCATCGGCATCGTTGCCGCCAATGGCTGCGGCAAATCCACCCTGCTCAACTGCCTTGCCGGTAAGATGGACCCCACCAGCGGCGACCTGACCCGGCTGCGCGGGCTGACGCAGTCCATCGTCCATCAAAACCTGCCTTCCGCGCTGATGGACCACACGATGCGGGACGCCGTGCTTTCCGCCCTGCCGGAGGACACGATCAACAGCGAGAGCTGGCGCGCCGACATCATCTTCGACGCCATGCTGGTGCCTGAACCCTTCCGCGAGCGCCGCCTGAAGGAACTGAGCGGCGGCTGGCAGAGGCTTGCCATGCTGGCCAAAGCCTGGATCACCGAACCCGACGTGCTGCTGCTCGACGAGCCGACCAACCATCTCGACCTCGAAAAGATCAACGTGCTGGAAAGCTGGCTCGGCGAGTTGCCGCGCGATACCGCCGTCATCATTGTCAGCCATGACCGCGCTTTTCTCGACAATGTCACCCGGACCACGCTGTTCCTGCGGCCGGAAAACTCGGCGCTGTTCCGCCTGCCCTATGGTCATGCGCGCGCGGCGCTGGAGGAGGAGGATGCCGCCGATGAGCGGCGTTTCCAGCGCGACATGAAAACCGCGCAACAATTGCGCCGGCAGGCGGCCAAGCTCAACAATATCGGCATCAATTCCGGCAGCGATCTTTTGACCATCAAGACCAAGCAGTTGCGCCAGCGTGCGGAAAAACTGGAGGAGAAAGCGCGGCCCGCCCATATCGAGCGATCCGCCGGCAAGATCCAGCTCGCCAATCGCGGCACCCATGCCAAGGTTCTGGTGACGCTGGAGGACGTGCCGGTCTCGACGCCGGACGGAACAATGCTGTTTCGCACCGGCCGGCAATTTATCCGCCAGGGCGACCGTATCGCCATTCTCGGCCGCAATGGCGTCGGCAAAACGCGGCTGATGTCGCTGCTGCAGGCGGCGGTGACGGGTGCCGGCCAGATACAGGACGGCATAAAGGCCACGCCGTCGCTGGTGGCCGGATATGTCGACCAGTCGCTGGCCGAAATCGACGACGACAGCACGCCGGCGGCGCTGCTATCCCGCCGCTTCGACATTGGCGACCAGCGCATCCACGGCCTGCTCGCCGGCGCTGGCATCGACATGGAAATGCAGAAACGCCGCATCGCCATGCTGTCCGGCGGGCAGAAGGCGCGGCTTGCCATGCTGGCGCTGCGGCTGGCGGAGCCGAATTTCTACCTGCTGGACGAACCCACCAACCATCTTGATATAGACGGCCAGGAAACGCTGGAGGCGGAAATCATCAGCCGTGAGGCCAGCTGCGTGCTTGTCTCGCACGACCGTAGTTTCGTGCGGGCGGTCGGAACCCGCTTCTGGCTGATCGAAAAGCGCAAGCTCGTGGAAATCGATGATCCCGAAGCGTTTTTCGCCTCGGCATGA
- a CDS encoding YciI family protein: MRAIVFVKATKSSEDGVMPTTELIEAMGKYNEELVNAGIMQSGDGLHPSSKGKRVVFDGDSRTVIDGPFPHTNELVAGFWIWTVKDMDEAVAWVKRCPNPMLERSEIEIRPMFEMEDFGDAVTPEIAAHVEELRARVAKQ; encoded by the coding sequence ATGCGTGCAATCGTTTTTGTAAAAGCCACCAAGAGCAGCGAAGATGGCGTCATGCCCACGACCGAACTGATCGAGGCGATGGGGAAATACAATGAAGAGCTGGTCAATGCCGGCATCATGCAATCCGGCGACGGCCTGCATCCCTCCTCCAAGGGCAAGAGGGTTGTGTTCGACGGTGACAGCCGCACGGTGATCGACGGCCCCTTCCCGCACACCAACGAGCTGGTCGCCGGCTTCTGGATCTGGACTGTGAAGGATATGGACGAGGCCGTGGCCTGGGTGAAGCGCTGCCCGAACCCGATGCTGGAGCGCAGCGAAATCGAAATCCGCCCGATGTTCGAAATGGAAGACTTCGGCGACGCCGTAACGCCGGAAATCGCCGCGCATGTGGAAGAACTGCGCGCGCGTGTCGCGAAGCAATAA
- a CDS encoding MarR family winged helix-turn-helix transcriptional regulator gives MSNAGVIPFSTTLLVRDSCLCLHAQRAARALARLFDNALKPAGITNGQFSLLISLNRPEPPPMGPVANLLAMDRTTLTAALKPLERRGLVRIEPDPKDKRGKRLRLTPEGMAVLAVAFPIWEQTHAEVETKIGSGDPGRLRRDLIDLG, from the coding sequence ATGTCAAACGCCGGCGTGATTCCTTTTTCGACAACCCTTCTCGTGCGAGACTCCTGTCTCTGCCTGCATGCGCAGCGTGCGGCGCGGGCTTTGGCGCGACTTTTCGACAATGCATTGAAGCCCGCGGGAATCACCAATGGCCAGTTTTCCCTGCTGATATCGCTCAACCGGCCGGAGCCGCCGCCGATGGGGCCGGTTGCCAATCTTCTGGCGATGGACCGCACGACGCTGACGGCGGCGCTTAAGCCGCTGGAGCGGCGCGGACTGGTGCGCATCGAGCCTGACCCCAAGGACAAGCGCGGCAAGCGGCTGCGGCTGACGCCGGAGGGCATGGCGGTGCTTGCGGTCGCCTTCCCCATCTGGGAACAGACCCACGCCGAAGTGGAGACAAAGATCGGCAGCGGCGACCCCGGCCGGCTGCGCCGCGATCTCATCGATCTCGGCTGA
- a CDS encoding DUF899 domain-containing protein: MSHPVVSKEEWLAARRDLLVKEKELTRARDRLNEARRALPWEEVTKEYIFDAPSGPRSLKELFGDCSQLIVYHFMLAPDWEEGCVGCSFFADHVDGALIHLKHGDAGFVAVSRAPLEKIEGYRQRMGWKFPWVSAEGNDFNYDYQASFRDEDMAKGEITYNYRDMAPYGDLKDLHGISVFAKGEDGKIYHTYSTYARGAEQTLGTLMLLDLVPKGRNEEEVMDWVRRHDQYEDAPKAAACCH; this comes from the coding sequence ATGTCTCATCCCGTCGTTTCGAAGGAGGAGTGGCTTGCGGCCCGCCGCGATCTGCTGGTGAAGGAAAAGGAACTGACCCGCGCCCGTGACAGGCTGAACGAAGCCCGCCGCGCGCTGCCCTGGGAGGAGGTGACGAAGGAGTATATTTTCGACGCACCTTCCGGCCCCAGGTCACTAAAGGAGCTGTTCGGAGACTGCAGCCAGTTGATCGTTTATCACTTCATGCTGGCGCCTGACTGGGAGGAGGGCTGCGTCGGTTGCTCCTTCTTCGCCGATCACGTTGATGGAGCGCTGATCCATCTCAAGCACGGTGATGCGGGTTTCGTCGCGGTTTCGCGTGCGCCGCTTGAAAAGATCGAAGGCTACAGACAGCGCATGGGCTGGAAATTCCCCTGGGTTTCAGCCGAGGGGAACGATTTCAACTATGACTATCAGGCCTCGTTTCGCGACGAGGACATGGCCAAGGGTGAAATCACCTATAATTACCGTGACATGGCGCCCTATGGCGACCTGAAGGACCTGCACGGTATCAGCGTTTTCGCCAAGGGTGAGGACGGCAAGATTTACCACACTTATTCCACTTATGCCCGCGGCGCGGAGCAAACGCTCGGCACGTTGATGCTGCTCGATCTGGTGCCAAAAGGCCGTAATGAAGAAGAGGTAATGGATTGGGTGCGCCGCCACGACCAGTATGAGGATGCGCCGAAGGCGGCAGCCTGCTGCCACTGA
- a CDS encoding DUF1579 domain-containing protein: MEMPSVKPQKEHEFLKRIVGDWVMTSSSGHEDYNADDPSQQFTETVRSVGGLWIIGTGTGKMPDGTDMTAVITVGFDPAKGNFVGTWVGSMMTHLWVYKGWLEEDGKTLTLEAEGPAFDGSGGTATYHDVLVLHDDNHRSFSGSVKQPDGTFKTFMTSEFRRKT, from the coding sequence ATGGAAATGCCAAGCGTCAAGCCGCAGAAGGAACATGAGTTCCTCAAGAGGATCGTCGGAGACTGGGTCATGACCTCCAGTTCCGGCCATGAAGACTACAATGCCGACGACCCGTCGCAGCAATTCACCGAGACCGTCCGCTCCGTCGGCGGCTTGTGGATCATCGGCACCGGCACCGGCAAGATGCCTGACGGCACGGATATGACAGCTGTGATCACGGTCGGCTTCGACCCGGCCAAGGGCAATTTCGTCGGCACCTGGGTGGGGTCGATGATGACCCATCTCTGGGTCTACAAGGGTTGGCTGGAAGAGGATGGGAAGACACTGACGCTGGAAGCGGAAGGCCCGGCCTTCGACGGTTCCGGAGGCACCGCCACCTATCACGACGTGCTGGTGCTGCATGACGACAATCACCGCAGTTTTTCCGGCAGCGTCAAACAGCCGGACGGCACCTTCAAGACGTTCATGACATCGGAATTCCGGCGCAAGACATAA
- a CDS encoding VOC family protein, whose protein sequence is MSDTHGKFIWVELMTPDMEAGARFYSHVVGWQTKDFGSPEMPYLVLEADGKGMGGIMELTEEHKGQGIPPNWTGYVDVDDVDATAKLFAEKGGSIMRPPQDIPEIGRFAVVADPSGAVLCIMTPLPMETGGFPEDAQSKQGHVSWHELFTDNVDDAIAFYGEVFGWTKDHDFDMGGEMGPYRIFAHNGKAVGGMMKRMPQMPVCHWAYYFNVDGIDDAITRVSTGGGKVVNGPMEVPGESWIVNCQDPQGAFFSLLSQKK, encoded by the coding sequence ATGTCCGATACACACGGAAAATTCATATGGGTCGAACTGATGACGCCTGACATGGAAGCGGGTGCCCGCTTTTATAGCCATGTCGTCGGCTGGCAGACCAAGGATTTCGGTTCGCCGGAAATGCCCTATCTGGTGCTGGAGGCCGATGGCAAAGGCATGGGCGGCATCATGGAACTGACCGAGGAGCACAAGGGCCAGGGCATTCCACCGAACTGGACCGGTTATGTCGATGTCGATGATGTCGATGCCACGGCAAAACTTTTCGCGGAAAAGGGTGGCTCGATCATGCGCCCGCCGCAGGATATTCCCGAGATCGGCCGTTTCGCCGTGGTGGCGGATCCGTCTGGTGCGGTTCTCTGCATCATGACGCCGCTGCCGATGGAAACCGGCGGCTTCCCAGAGGATGCCCAGAGCAAGCAGGGTCATGTCAGCTGGCATGAACTCTTCACCGACAATGTCGATGATGCCATCGCCTTTTACGGCGAGGTCTTCGGCTGGACGAAGGACCATGATTTCGACATGGGCGGCGAGATGGGCCCGTATCGCATCTTCGCCCATAACGGCAAGGCCGTTGGCGGCATGATGAAGCGCATGCCGCAGATGCCCGTCTGCCATTGGGCTTATTACTTCAATGTCGACGGCATCGACGACGCCATCACCCGTGTGAGCACCGGCGGCGGCAAGGTCGTCAACGGCCCCATGGAAGTTCCCGGCGAAAGCTGGATCGTCAACTGCCAGGACCCGCAGGGCGCGTTCTTCTCGCTGCTGTCGCAGAAGAAATAG
- a CDS encoding LysR family transcriptional regulator: MNIDLNALSTFCMVAEERSFRAVADRLGVTRSAVSQTIRKLEEMMGIALVQRTTRSVSLTEAGQQLYADVSPSIGNLVQATRAASSLSATPRGQLRLAVSSIAERFLSGPLLASFAEAYPEVQLDIVVTDEEFDIVAEHYDAGVRLGELIAQDMIAVPVSGPQRQLAVCSPHFRDRFALPTQPRELIHHRCIGWRPRPDVAPYRWEFAENGREFAVAVQPDFTTNDMQLMIKLALAGAGITFGMEETFRPYLENGQLVSMLEDHSPSFAGFYLYYPNRRHLAPKLRAFIDHVRLPRNR, from the coding sequence ATGAATATCGATCTCAACGCGCTTTCAACATTCTGCATGGTTGCCGAGGAGCGGAGTTTCCGGGCCGTGGCGGACCGGCTCGGCGTCACTCGTTCCGCCGTCAGCCAGACCATTCGCAAGCTCGAGGAAATGATGGGAATAGCGCTGGTGCAGCGCACGACGCGCAGCGTCAGCCTGACGGAAGCGGGACAGCAGCTTTACGCGGATGTTTCGCCGTCGATCGGCAACCTCGTGCAAGCGACACGGGCCGCCTCTTCGCTGAGCGCCACTCCGCGCGGGCAATTGCGGCTTGCCGTTTCCTCCATAGCGGAGCGCTTTCTGTCCGGGCCATTGCTTGCGAGTTTTGCCGAGGCCTATCCCGAGGTGCAGCTCGATATCGTCGTGACGGACGAGGAATTCGATATCGTTGCCGAACATTACGATGCCGGGGTGCGTCTGGGGGAGCTGATCGCGCAGGATATGATTGCCGTCCCGGTTTCCGGGCCACAGCGGCAGCTCGCCGTCTGTTCCCCGCACTTTCGGGACCGCTTCGCTTTACCGACGCAGCCGCGCGAACTGATTCATCACAGATGCATCGGCTGGCGGCCTCGTCCTGACGTTGCGCCATATCGCTGGGAATTTGCCGAAAACGGCCGCGAATTCGCGGTCGCGGTGCAGCCGGACTTCACTACCAACGACATGCAGCTGATGATCAAGCTGGCCTTGGCCGGTGCCGGTATCACCTTCGGCATGGAAGAGACGTTCCGTCCCTATCTCGAGAACGGCCAACTCGTTTCCATGCTGGAGGACCACTCTCCGAGTTTTGCGGGATTTTATCTCTATTATCCCAACCGACGTCATCTTGCGCCGAAGCTGCGCGCCTTTATCGATCACGTCCGCCTGCCGAGAAACCGCTAG
- a CDS encoding SDR family oxidoreductase: MTLNKVVLITGASSGIGEGIARELAGAGAKLVLGARRMDRLQTLAKELRQKGAEVVIHPLDVTDRQSVEAFAEAGREAFGQIDVIVNNAGIMPLSLMSSLKVDEWDRMIDVNIKGVLYGVAAVLPDMTARASGHIINIASIGALAVSPTAAVYCATKFAVRAISDGLRQENRDLRVTCIHPGVVESELAHTITDPAAAELMQSYRAIALKPDAIGRAVRYAIEQPDDVDVNEIVIRPTAA; this comes from the coding sequence ATGACATTGAACAAAGTCGTTCTCATCACCGGTGCATCGAGCGGGATCGGTGAGGGCATTGCAAGGGAGCTTGCGGGTGCCGGGGCGAAGCTGGTGCTCGGCGCGCGCCGCATGGACCGTTTGCAGACCCTGGCCAAAGAACTGCGCCAGAAGGGTGCTGAGGTCGTCATCCATCCGCTTGACGTCACGGACAGGCAGAGCGTCGAGGCTTTTGCCGAGGCCGGTCGCGAGGCCTTCGGCCAGATCGACGTCATCGTCAACAATGCCGGCATCATGCCGCTGTCGCTGATGTCATCGCTCAAGGTCGATGAATGGGATCGCATGATCGACGTCAACATCAAGGGCGTGCTTTATGGCGTCGCCGCCGTGCTGCCTGATATGACCGCGCGTGCCTCCGGTCATATCATCAACATCGCCTCCATCGGCGCGCTGGCCGTCTCGCCCACGGCTGCCGTTTATTGTGCGACGAAATTTGCGGTCCGCGCCATTTCGGACGGGCTGCGGCAGGAGAACCGTGATCTGCGCGTCACCTGCATTCACCCCGGCGTGGTGGAAAGCGAACTCGCCCACACCATCACCGATCCGGCCGCTGCCGAACTGATGCAGAGTTACCGGGCCATCGCCCTGAAACCCGACGCCATCGGCCGTGCGGTGCGTTACGCCATCGAGCAACCCGATGATGTCGATGTCAATGAAATCGTCATCCGCCCCACCGCTGCCTGA
- a CDS encoding Atu4866 domain-containing protein has translation MNIVSTSVAVLLATASAETATHKANNAMEMNMAETAQTQNHPYLGMWVTGDGHVRQELLPDGRYDEARGQRKSAYQGRYEVKGNHIDYWDDTGFTADGEFVDDVLHHGGMIFYRQK, from the coding sequence ATGAATATTGTTTCGACCTCAGTCGCGGTTTTACTCGCGACGGCTTCCGCCGAGACGGCGACCCACAAGGCAAACAACGCCATGGAGATGAATATGGCCGAAACCGCTCAGACCCAGAATCACCCTTATCTCGGCATGTGGGTCACCGGCGATGGCCATGTGCGTCAGGAACTTCTGCCTGATGGTCGTTATGATGAGGCGCGGGGCCAGCGCAAAAGCGCCTATCAGGGACGATATGAGGTGAAGGGAAACCACATCGACTATTGGGACGATACCGGCTTCACGGCAGACGGCGAATTCGTCGATGATGTGCTCCATCACGGCGGCATGATCTTCTATCGTCAGAAGTAA
- a CDS encoding helicase HerA-like C-terminal domain-containing protein, producing MLQDGQLYIGTSRNPDDSLNKGEYLELKFGNRHGLITGATGTGKTVTLQVLAEGFSKAGVPVFCADIKGDLSGIALEGEAKDWVQKRAEQIGFTDFSYGKSPVIFWDLYGEKGHRVRATIAEMGPLLLARLMDASEAQEGVLNIAFKIADQGGLPLLDLKDLQSLLNYMGENATELSNQFGLISKSSVGSLQRGLLVLEQQGAANFFGEPALKIADIMRVGADGRGTVSVLAADRLMMNPRLYATFLLWMLSELFEELPEVGDPEKPRLVFFFDEAHLLFNDAPRVLVERVEQVVRLIRSKGVGVYFVTQNPLDVPETVLAQLGNRVQHALRAYTPREQKAVRTAADTFRQNPAFSTADTITTLSTGEALISTLHDKGAPSIVERTLVRPPSGRVGPLTDAERKSLIDLSPVSGQYDKDIDRESAFEILNARARKAAEAEAAKRAEEENAANQSDNASGRWRLPGFGDEEPKQASTTGARKTSGYQRETVIEAAMKSAARSVATSVGRAIVRGILGSLKR from the coding sequence ATGTTGCAGGACGGACAGCTCTATATCGGCACCAGCCGCAATCCGGACGACAGCCTCAACAAAGGCGAATATCTGGAACTGAAATTCGGCAACCGCCACGGCCTCATCACCGGCGCGACGGGCACGGGCAAGACCGTGACCCTGCAGGTGCTTGCCGAAGGTTTTTCCAAGGCCGGCGTTCCGGTCTTCTGCGCCGATATCAAGGGCGACCTTTCCGGTATCGCACTGGAAGGTGAAGCGAAAGACTGGGTGCAGAAACGCGCCGAACAGATCGGTTTCACCGATTTTTCCTATGGCAAGTCGCCTGTCATCTTCTGGGATCTCTACGGTGAAAAAGGCCATCGCGTGCGCGCCACCATCGCCGAAATGGGGCCGCTGCTGCTCGCCCGGCTGATGGACGCCTCTGAAGCGCAGGAAGGCGTGCTCAACATCGCCTTCAAGATTGCCGATCAGGGCGGCCTGCCGCTGCTCGATCTCAAAGACCTGCAATCGCTCCTGAACTATATGGGCGAAAATGCAACGGAGCTTTCCAATCAGTTCGGCCTGATTTCCAAGTCTTCGGTCGGTTCGCTGCAGCGTGGGCTTCTCGTTCTCGAACAGCAGGGCGCGGCCAATTTCTTCGGCGAACCTGCGCTGAAGATCGCCGACATCATGCGCGTGGGCGCGGATGGGCGCGGCACGGTTTCGGTTCTCGCCGCCGACAGGCTGATGATGAACCCGCGTCTTTACGCCACCTTCCTGCTCTGGATGCTTTCTGAACTGTTCGAGGAACTGCCTGAAGTGGGCGATCCGGAAAAACCGCGTCTGGTGTTCTTCTTCGACGAGGCGCATCTGCTGTTCAACGATGCGCCGCGTGTGCTGGTGGAACGCGTGGAACAGGTCGTGCGGCTCATCCGCTCTAAGGGCGTCGGCGTTTATTTCGTGACACAGAACCCGCTTGACGTACCGGAAACCGTTCTTGCCCAGCTCGGCAACCGCGTGCAGCATGCGCTGCGCGCCTATACGCCGCGCGAACAGAAGGCAGTGCGCACGGCGGCCGACACATTCCGCCAGAACCCCGCTTTCAGCACCGCCGATACCATCACCACGCTCAGCACGGGTGAGGCCCTGATCTCCACCCTGCATGACAAGGGTGCGCCTTCCATCGTCGAGCGCACGCTCGTCAGGCCGCCATCCGGCCGCGTCGGGCCGCTGACGGATGCGGAGCGCAAGTCGCTGATCGATCTCAGCCCCGTCTCCGGCCAATATGATAAGGATATCGACCGGGAATCGGCCTTCGAAATCCTCAACGCCCGCGCCCGGAAGGCGGCGGAAGCAGAAGCCGCCAAACGCGCCGAGGAAGAAAATGCCGCCAACCAGTCCGACAACGCCTCGGGGCGCTGGCGCCTGCCCGGCTTCGGTGATGAGGAACCCAAACAGGCCTCGACCACCGGCGCCCGCAAGACGAGCGGTTATCAGCGCGAAACGGTGATCGAGGCGGCAATGAAAAGCGCTGCCCGCTCGGTTGCGACTTCGGTCGGCCGCGCCATCGTGCGCGGGATTTTGGGAAGCCTTAAGCGGTAG
- a CDS encoding winged helix-turn-helix transcriptional regulator, with protein sequence MKRHAADPAIESRRKVPPPTDTDPAIEALVQDIIAKVADKWTMLILEVLEEHGTQRFTQIGKHVGNISQKMLTKTLRQMESDGLVRRTVHPVIPPHVDYGLTNLGRTLGSAFCGVWIWAETHHAEIEEARRRFNEQPPRPAME encoded by the coding sequence ATGAAACGGCACGCCGCCGACCCAGCCATTGAGAGCCGGCGCAAGGTTCCGCCGCCCACGGATACCGATCCGGCAATAGAGGCGCTGGTTCAGGATATCATTGCGAAAGTCGCCGACAAATGGACGATGCTCATTCTGGAAGTGCTGGAAGAGCACGGGACGCAGCGCTTCACGCAGATCGGCAAACATGTGGGCAATATCAGCCAGAAGATGCTGACGAAAACGCTGCGGCAGATGGAAAGCGACGGGCTGGTGCGCCGAACGGTGCATCCCGTCATTCCGCCGCATGTGGATTATGGCCTGACGAACCTCGGCCGGACGCTTGGCAGCGCCTTTTGCGGCGTGTGGATCTGGGCGGAGACGCACCATGCCGAAATAGAAGAGGCGCGGCGGCGGTTCAATGAACAGCCGCCGCGCCCTGCGATGGAGTAG